The proteins below are encoded in one region of Methanosarcina barkeri 3:
- a CDS encoding HEAT repeat domain-containing protein, producing MHMKKRSQFCSHGYAKLLLLLVLLSSICAGCLGQDPLKTRAEKLVGSLGDEDKEVASASTNALIDIGEPAVSSLIEALKDENPQVRSYAALALGEIRDKKAVEPLMEILDDPSPEVRRNAAYSLGEIGDIKAVEPLIELLKDEDVEVVRFTVVALGLLKDPRATEPICEVMDRDDARTQHEGNPDIRHQAVYALEEIGDPACTDTLLDLLGDKELGRSAANTLGNFKSEDVFEKVAKKLRNSNPTVRINAIAVFESNRDPAAVPLLIKMLNDEVPEVRKEAIRSLSSFEEPEQVAMSEQLMINALGDSKSEVQEEAARSLGRLGSREAIPSLEGLLQSKNKNLQNAAITALGDIGDPEAVDVLIATLADKDWLVRENIVNSLVEIGDSRAIEPLISLLEDESYRVRKSAAEGLGKFGDRKAVEPLLKALETEREQEVRVSEVRALGILGGQQAVEGLNRISMDPDEYGFVRTVAEESLEKLRRGETGNNSSPF from the coding sequence ATGCATATGAAAAAGCGAAGTCAATTTTGCAGCCACGGATATGCAAAACTCTTGCTTCTCTTAGTTTTGCTTTCCAGTATATGTGCTGGGTGTCTTGGCCAGGACCCTCTTAAAACCAGAGCAGAGAAATTAGTTGGAAGTCTAGGGGATGAGGATAAGGAGGTTGCTTCGGCTTCAACTAATGCACTTATTGATATTGGGGAACCTGCAGTTTCATCCCTTATTGAAGCTTTAAAAGATGAAAATCCGCAGGTGCGCAGTTATGCTGCTCTTGCCCTTGGAGAAATAAGAGATAAAAAAGCTGTGGAACCTCTGATGGAAATTCTCGATGATCCCTCTCCTGAGGTTCGTAGGAATGCAGCTTATTCACTTGGAGAAATTGGAGACATAAAGGCTGTTGAACCCCTTATTGAACTATTAAAGGACGAAGACGTGGAAGTAGTTCGCTTTACAGTAGTTGCGCTTGGGTTATTGAAGGACCCCAGGGCAACTGAGCCTATTTGTGAAGTTATGGATCGTGATGATGCCAGAACACAGCATGAAGGTAATCCCGATATACGCCATCAAGCTGTATACGCTCTTGAAGAAATCGGAGATCCGGCTTGTACAGATACGCTTCTGGATCTGTTGGGTGATAAAGAACTCGGACGTTCGGCTGCCAATACGCTTGGCAACTTTAAAAGCGAAGATGTATTTGAAAAAGTAGCTAAAAAGCTGCGGAACAGTAATCCCACAGTCCGGATTAATGCCATAGCTGTGTTTGAATCTAACCGTGACCCTGCTGCTGTTCCTCTCTTGATTAAAATGCTGAATGATGAGGTTCCAGAGGTTCGAAAAGAAGCCATTCGTAGTCTGAGTTCTTTTGAAGAGCCTGAACAGGTTGCCATGAGTGAACAGCTCATGATTAATGCTCTTGGCGACAGTAAATCCGAGGTACAGGAAGAAGCTGCCCGTTCTCTTGGAAGGTTAGGAAGCAGGGAGGCAATACCTTCTCTTGAAGGGCTTCTCCAGTCAAAGAACAAAAATCTCCAGAATGCTGCTATTACGGCTTTGGGAGATATTGGAGACCCTGAGGCTGTAGACGTTCTTATTGCCACTCTTGCAGACAAAGACTGGTTAGTACGAGAAAATATTGTGAATTCTCTGGTTGAGATAGGAGACTCTCGAGCGATTGAACCTTTGATTTCCTTACTTGAAGATGAAAGCTATAGAGTGAGGAAAAGTGCTGCAGAAGGCCTTGGGAAATTTGGAGATCGGAAAGCTGTTGAACCTCTCCTCAAGGCTCTTGAGACCGAGAGAGAACAAGAAGTCAGAGTTTCTGAAGTTAGAGCTCTTGGGATACTGGGAGGACAACAAGCAGTGGAAGGCTTGAACCGGATAAGCATGGACCCAGATGAGTACGGGTTTGTAAGGACTGTTGCAGAGGAGTCACTGGAAAAACTCAGGAGAGGAGAAACAGGAAATAACTCTTCTCCTTTTTAA
- a CDS encoding MarR family transcriptional regulator: MLAVGILLISSTIAINLLLEDSPVVIQLEGDTFKVVDIPYVYTVKEAYILLFSGFFGGLALAQVLLYLGVQGSELSVTGQAAQIAALNVIAEKPPEKVFELELENSAVEETLPRANIDPTDVLLRALEGDERKAIELIAAKGGRILQNELVNSLDFSKAKVSRVLMNLEKRGIITKKKYGLTNCISIADELKDNVGLRGEMK, encoded by the coding sequence ATGCTGGCTGTGGGTATCCTGCTTATTTCGAGCACTATAGCTATTAATCTCCTACTTGAGGATTCACCAGTGGTAATCCAGCTTGAAGGAGATACGTTCAAGGTTGTGGATATCCCGTATGTATATACCGTAAAAGAAGCGTATATTCTTCTTTTTTCCGGATTTTTTGGAGGTCTGGCGCTAGCTCAGGTTCTACTGTACCTGGGGGTTCAGGGTTCTGAGCTTTCAGTAACCGGACAGGCAGCACAGATAGCGGCTCTCAACGTTATTGCAGAGAAACCTCCTGAGAAAGTTTTTGAGTTAGAGCTTGAAAATTCTGCTGTTGAGGAGACTTTGCCCAGGGCTAACATCGACCCTACAGATGTCCTTCTTCGAGCTCTTGAAGGGGATGAGAGGAAAGCAATTGAACTGATTGCAGCAAAAGGAGGAAGAATTCTCCAGAATGAACTCGTAAATTCTCTTGACTTTTCCAAGGCCAAAGTTTCTCGAGTTCTCATGAACCTGGAAAAGAGAGGCATAATAACAAAGAAAAAATATGGGCTTACAAACTGCATTTCGATAGCTGATGAGCTTAAGGATAACGTGGGGCTGAGGGGTGAAATGAAATGA
- a CDS encoding acetate--CoA ligase family protein, with product MTMKQVDLFPHAPKPDRILVARIFEAAREKNRYILGLEAFDILKAYGIPVVKTAFAKNIEETMIAAEEIGYPLVMKVVSPQISHKSDIGGIKLSLRNASEVKATYQDIMDSIPKKLPDASLKGVQLQPMLSGGKEVILGMVHDPTFGPMLMFGLGGIYIEILKDIRFAIAPVDEREARDMVTGIKTYPLLAGIRGEKPADIDALVDIILRVSNLVCDFPEIEEFEINPMMVFEKGKGALAVDLRLILKSDL from the coding sequence ATGACTATGAAACAGGTGGATCTTTTCCCTCACGCACCCAAACCAGATAGGATATTGGTAGCCAGGATTTTTGAGGCTGCCAGAGAAAAGAACCGGTACATACTGGGCCTTGAAGCTTTTGATATTCTGAAAGCTTACGGCATTCCTGTAGTAAAGACTGCGTTTGCAAAGAATATAGAAGAAACTATGATTGCTGCAGAAGAGATAGGTTATCCGCTTGTAATGAAGGTTGTTTCTCCGCAGATTTCTCATAAATCCGATATTGGAGGAATCAAACTTTCCCTTAGAAATGCTTCTGAAGTAAAAGCTACCTATCAGGACATAATGGATAGCATCCCCAAGAAACTGCCTGATGCATCCCTTAAAGGTGTACAGCTTCAGCCAATGCTCTCAGGCGGCAAAGAAGTAATTCTAGGGATGGTTCATGATCCCACTTTCGGGCCAATGCTAATGTTCGGTCTTGGTGGAATATATATAGAAATTCTCAAAGATATTCGGTTTGCGATAGCCCCTGTTGACGAAAGAGAAGCCAGAGATATGGTCACAGGGATTAAAACCTATCCGCTCCTTGCCGGAATCAGAGGGGAAAAGCCTGCTGACATTGATGCGCTTGTAGACATAATTCTCAGGGTTTCGAATCTTGTTTGCGATTTTCCTGAGATTGAAGAATTTGAGATAAACCCTATGATGGTTTTTGAAAAAGGAAAAGGCGCACTTGCTGTGGACTTGAGGTTAATACTAAAGAGTGACCTGTGA
- a CDS encoding acetate kinase yields MKVLVINAGSSSLKYQLIDMTNESPLAVGLCERIGIDNSIITQKRFDGKKLEKTTDFPNHKIAMEEVVKSLTDPEFGVIKDMGEINAVGHRVVHGGEKFTASALIDTDVEKSIRDCFDLAPLHNPPNMMGITACQELMPGVPMVAVFDTAFHMTIPKYAYMYALPYGMYEKYGIRKYGFHGTSHMYVSKRAIAMLGKPAEETKIVTCHLGNGSSIAAVKGGKSIETTMGFTPLEGVCMGTRCGSIDPAVVPFIMEKENLSPREVDTLMNKKSGVLGISSISNDFRDLDEAASHGNERAELALEVFAYKIKKVIGEYSAVLDDPDAIVFTAGIGENSASIRKRILSGLENFGVKIDEEKNKIRGQEIDISTPDSKIRVFVIPTNEELTIARDTKEIVETEAKLRSSVPV; encoded by the coding sequence ATGAAGGTATTGGTAATAAACGCAGGAAGCTCATCCCTGAAATATCAATTAATTGATATGACCAATGAGTCCCCTCTTGCAGTCGGTCTCTGTGAGAGGATAGGTATCGATAATTCGATCATTACCCAGAAAAGGTTCGATGGTAAAAAGCTGGAAAAGACTACTGACTTCCCCAATCACAAAATAGCTATGGAAGAGGTCGTTAAAAGTCTTACTGATCCGGAATTTGGTGTCATCAAGGATATGGGTGAGATTAATGCTGTAGGGCACAGGGTTGTGCACGGTGGCGAGAAATTTACTGCTTCGGCTTTAATTGACACAGATGTAGAAAAGTCTATAAGAGACTGCTTTGATCTGGCTCCTCTCCACAACCCTCCAAATATGATGGGTATTACTGCCTGTCAAGAACTCATGCCTGGCGTACCAATGGTTGCCGTGTTTGACACTGCGTTCCACATGACAATACCAAAATATGCCTACATGTATGCTCTGCCATATGGCATGTACGAAAAATACGGGATCAGGAAATACGGTTTCCACGGAACTTCACATATGTACGTTTCCAAAAGGGCTATCGCTATGCTTGGAAAACCCGCAGAGGAAACTAAGATTGTCACCTGCCACCTTGGGAACGGTTCAAGCATTGCAGCTGTTAAAGGCGGAAAATCCATTGAGACCACCATGGGCTTTACCCCGCTTGAAGGGGTCTGTATGGGTACCAGGTGTGGTTCCATTGACCCTGCAGTAGTTCCCTTCATTATGGAAAAAGAAAACCTCTCTCCTAGGGAAGTCGACACCCTTATGAACAAGAAGTCCGGTGTGCTCGGAATTTCCAGCATCAGCAATGACTTCAGAGACCTTGATGAAGCCGCATCCCACGGCAACGAGAGAGCCGAGCTTGCCCTCGAAGTCTTCGCTTACAAGATCAAGAAAGTTATTGGTGAATATTCAGCTGTGCTCGATGACCCAGATGCAATAGTTTTTACCGCAGGCATCGGAGAAAATAGCGCAAGCATCAGAAAGAGAATCCTTTCCGGTCTTGAGAACTTTGGAGTAAAGATTGACGAGGAAAAGAACAAGATCAGAGGTCAGGAAATCGACATCTCCACTCCAGATTCAAAGATTCGAGTCTTTGTTATCCCAACCAATGAAGAACTTACCATTGCAAGGGATACTAAGGAAATTGTTGAGACCGAAGCTAAACTGCGTAGCTCGGTACCTGTTTGA